A window of Formosa sp. Hel1_31_208 contains these coding sequences:
- a CDS encoding TraR/DksA C4-type zinc finger protein, producing the protein MDKAQIKITILDEILKTETSIEHYKELSKPIAPNDAIGRVSRMDAINNKTINEASLRQAESKLNTLKIVLSKINDDDFGICLKCKQVIPLGRILIRPESLFCVNCAR; encoded by the coding sequence ATGGACAAAGCACAAATAAAAATTACGATTCTAGATGAAATATTAAAAACCGAAACATCTATAGAACATTACAAAGAGCTTAGCAAACCCATTGCTCCTAATGATGCTATTGGTCGCGTGAGCAGAATGGATGCCATCAATAATAAAACTATAAATGAAGCCTCTTTACGGCAAGCAGAAAGCAAACTCAACACGTTAAAAATTGTGCTCTCTAAAATTAATGATGACGACTTCGGTATCTGTTTAAAATGCAAACAAGTGATTCCGTTAGGCAGAATACTTATTAGGCCAGAAAGCTTGTTTTGTGTCAACTGTGCGAGATAA
- a CDS encoding TerB family tellurite resistance protein, which yields MSFAKWIGGALGWSFGGPIGAIIGLAIGSLIDGATEQGGFLLGEGNSKQQRRSSRQNSSRSRTRNRTRPTTQSGDFEVSLLVLASVVIKADGIQDQRELDYVRQQFVNMYGKERANHAFRLFKNINKQQIPTRKVCLQIKEMMDHAARLQLLHFLFGIAKADGMVTDNEVSQIYMISGYLGISSRDYGSIKAMFYNSSDNAYKILEITKEATDNEVKKAYRKMAKKYHPDKVIHLGKEHQKGAEEKFRHVQKAYEQLQKERGF from the coding sequence ATGAGTTTTGCAAAATGGATAGGTGGTGCGCTCGGATGGTCGTTTGGAGGACCTATTGGAGCTATCATTGGTCTTGCCATTGGGAGTTTAATCGATGGCGCTACAGAACAAGGAGGATTTCTGCTGGGTGAAGGTAATTCTAAGCAACAGCGAAGATCATCGCGACAAAATAGTTCCCGATCACGAACTCGCAATCGAACACGACCTACAACCCAATCTGGTGATTTTGAAGTAAGCCTATTAGTGTTAGCCTCTGTAGTGATTAAGGCTGATGGTATTCAAGACCAGCGTGAACTGGATTATGTGCGTCAGCAGTTTGTAAATATGTACGGAAAAGAGCGCGCAAACCATGCATTTCGTTTGTTTAAGAATATCAATAAACAACAAATTCCAACGCGAAAAGTTTGTTTACAGATTAAAGAAATGATGGATCATGCCGCTAGACTTCAACTGCTACATTTTCTCTTCGGAATAGCAAAAGCTGATGGCATGGTAACCGATAACGAAGTCTCGCAAATCTATATGATTTCTGGGTATTTAGGTATCAGCTCTCGAGACTACGGAAGTATAAAAGCCATGTTTTATAATAGCAGTGACAATGCCTATAAAATTTTAGAAATCACTAAAGAAGCTACTGATAATGAAGTTAAAAAAGCATATCGGAAAATGGCTAAAAAATACCATCCTGATAAGGTCATTCATCTAGGAAAGGAACACCAAAAAGGTGCTGAAGAGAAGTTTAGACACGTCCAAAAAGCCTATGAACAATTACAAAAAGAACGTGGGTTTTAA
- a CDS encoding BrxA/BrxB family bacilliredoxin, with amino-acid sequence MYPAELVKPMREDLTNVGFEELQTADAVEAALAKEGTTLVVVNSVCGCAAANARPGARQSLQNAKRPDHIATVFAGVDKEAVDAARAHMVPFPPSSPCMALFKNGELVHMLERHHIEGRPAELIAENLMDAYNEHC; translated from the coding sequence ATGTATCCAGCAGAATTAGTAAAACCAATGCGTGAAGATTTGACCAACGTAGGTTTTGAGGAATTACAAACAGCAGACGCTGTTGAAGCTGCATTAGCAAAAGAGGGCACAACTTTAGTTGTAGTCAATTCGGTTTGTGGATGTGCTGCTGCCAACGCTCGTCCTGGAGCGAGACAAAGTTTACAAAACGCAAAACGTCCAGATCATATTGCAACTGTATTTGCAGGTGTTGATAAAGAGGCTGTTGATGCTGCCAGAGCACACATGGTACCATTTCCCCCAAGCTCACCTTGCATGGCCTTGTTTAAAAATGGTGAATTGGTTCACATGTTAGAACGTCATCATATTGAAGGTCGTCCCGCTGAATTAATTGCCGAAAACCTTATGGATGCTTATAATGAGCATTGTTAG
- a CDS encoding 1-acyl-sn-glycerol-3-phosphate acyltransferase, producing the protein MRKLLAYPLTVIYFMVFGMTLLFFHPIQWLCFNVFGYKVHKLSVDALQFSLMRCLNVLGTRFTWDNQFEIPKNQPLLIVSNHQSMYDISPIMWYMRKHHVKFVAKQELGKGIPSVSYNLRHGGSVLIDRKNPRQALPAMITFGEYLEDTKRAGVIFPEGTRSKDGHPRPFKTRGLDILIKKTPSAWIVPVTVNNSWKMLRYGKFPLGIGNHIKFTVHKPIEIATFTDKKALVTTVENSIINAIRVNH; encoded by the coding sequence ATGAGAAAACTTTTAGCATATCCTTTAACAGTCATTTATTTTATGGTATTTGGTATGACATTGCTGTTTTTTCATCCAATCCAGTGGCTTTGTTTTAATGTATTTGGCTATAAAGTTCATAAACTAAGTGTTGATGCGCTTCAGTTTAGTTTAATGCGGTGTTTAAATGTCTTAGGGACTCGTTTTACGTGGGATAATCAATTCGAAATTCCTAAAAACCAGCCGTTATTGATTGTGTCAAATCATCAAAGCATGTATGATATTTCACCAATTATGTGGTATATGCGCAAGCATCATGTGAAGTTTGTGGCTAAACAAGAATTAGGAAAAGGCATACCGAGTGTGTCTTATAATTTGCGCCATGGTGGTTCAGTTTTGATTGATCGTAAAAACCCAAGACAAGCCTTACCTGCTATGATTACGTTTGGTGAGTATCTCGAAGACACTAAGCGCGCTGGAGTCATTTTTCCTGAAGGAACTAGAAGTAAAGATGGTCATCCTAGGCCATTTAAAACTAGAGGACTAGATATTTTAATCAAAAAAACGCCTTCTGCTTGGATTGTTCCAGTAACGGTAAATAATTCATGGAAAATGTTACGCTATGGCAAATTCCCGTTGGGAATAGGAAATCATATTAAGTTTACCGTTCACAAGCCTATAGAAATTGCTACCTTTACGGATAAGAAGGCGTTAGTTACTACTGTCGAAAATAGTATTATTAACGCTATTCGTGTAAACCATTAA
- a CDS encoding acyl-ACP desaturase yields MSLKNIRLEVMQHLEKDVNQLIEKYLIPIEKIWQPTDFLPNSESENFYEEVREIRELSKELPYDFWVVLVGDMITEEALPSYESWLMDVEGVDQVERNGWSKWVSHWTAEENRHGDVLNKYLYLSGRVNMREIERTTQYLIADGFDIGTDRDPYKNFVYTSFQELATYISHNRVAKIAKEKGNKQLAKMCKIISGDEMRHHHAYSEFVERIFAVDPNQMMVAFHYMMKRKIAMPAHFLRESGDKMGTAFEEFSNTAQRIGVYTSADYVDILQKLIDRWDIGGMTNLSDEAEKARDYLMKLPSRMIRLADRITIPENSFQFKWVEPARLK; encoded by the coding sequence ATGTCGTTGAAAAATATACGATTAGAAGTGATGCAACATCTTGAAAAGGACGTTAATCAACTTATCGAAAAATACCTTATTCCTATTGAAAAGATATGGCAACCAACAGATTTTTTACCGAATTCTGAAAGCGAAAATTTTTACGAAGAGGTAAGAGAAATTCGTGAACTTTCAAAAGAATTACCTTATGATTTTTGGGTTGTTTTAGTTGGAGATATGATTACAGAAGAAGCTTTACCATCTTACGAATCTTGGTTGATGGATGTTGAAGGTGTTGATCAAGTAGAACGTAATGGTTGGTCAAAATGGGTGAGTCATTGGACAGCTGAAGAAAATCGTCATGGCGATGTGCTGAATAAATATCTATATTTATCTGGTCGTGTTAATATGCGAGAAATTGAGAGAACCACACAATATTTAATAGCTGATGGTTTTGATATCGGTACAGATCGAGATCCATATAAAAATTTTGTATATACAAGTTTTCAGGAGTTAGCAACTTACATTTCTCATAATAGAGTTGCAAAAATAGCTAAGGAGAAAGGGAACAAACAACTGGCAAAAATGTGTAAAATTATTTCTGGAGATGAAATGAGACACCATCATGCGTACTCAGAGTTTGTAGAACGTATTTTCGCCGTTGACCCAAACCAAATGATGGTGGCATTTCATTATATGATGAAACGAAAAATTGCGATGCCAGCACATTTCTTGAGAGAATCTGGAGATAAAATGGGGACTGCATTTGAAGAGTTTTCAAATACAGCACAACGCATTGGTGTTTACACATCGGCCGATTACGTAGATATTCTTCAAAAACTAATTGATCGATGGGATATTGGTGGTATGACCAATCTATCCGATGAGGCTGAAAAAGCACGTGACTATTTAATGAAATTGCCTTCAAGAATGATTCGTTTAGCTGATCGTATCACAATCCCAGAAAATTCATTTCAGTTTAAATGGGTAGAGCCGGCAAGGTTGAAATAA
- a CDS encoding HD domain-containing protein: protein MHTSEDIIEKTKQFVRSELENAEGGHDWFHIERVYNNALHMAKDENVNTFIVALGALLHDIADSKFHKGDETIGPQKAREFLFALNVDSVAIEHVVNIIENISFKGGNQDQQFKSPELDVIQDADRLDALGAIGIARTFNYGGYKNRKIFDPSIPPNLQMTKEEYEASQAPTINHFYEKLLLLKDRMNTESGKRIALKRHQFMETFLEEFYKEWDGEK from the coding sequence ATGCATACTTCCGAAGACATCATAGAAAAAACAAAGCAATTTGTTAGAAGTGAACTTGAAAACGCCGAAGGTGGACATGACTGGTTTCACATCGAGAGGGTTTACAATAACGCCTTGCATATGGCCAAAGATGAAAATGTAAATACGTTTATTGTCGCGCTTGGAGCCTTACTGCATGATATTGCTGATAGTAAGTTTCATAAAGGAGATGAAACCATAGGGCCACAAAAAGCTAGGGAGTTTTTATTTGCACTTAATGTGGATTCTGTAGCCATAGAACATGTAGTGAATATTATAGAAAATATATCATTTAAAGGAGGTAATCAAGATCAACAATTTAAATCTCCTGAACTGGATGTCATTCAAGATGCAGATCGCTTGGATGCACTAGGAGCCATTGGGATTGCAAGAACGTTTAATTATGGCGGTTATAAAAACCGGAAAATATTTGATCCATCCATTCCTCCTAATTTGCAGATGACTAAGGAGGAATATGAAGCATCTCAAGCCCCTACTATAAATCACTTTTATGAAAAGCTATTGCTTCTTAAAGATCGCATGAATACCGAATCAGGGAAGCGAATTGCATTAAAGCGTCATCAGTTTATGGAAACCTTTCTTGAGGAGTTTTATAAAGAATGGGATGGAGAGAAATAA
- a CDS encoding AraC family transcriptional regulator, with protein sequence MNQNKPTLEKIKPEFGSSVFVYKHMAQYTDNKAFWHFHPEIELVYVDKGRGKRHIGNHLSYFNNSQLILLGSNLPHHGFTDRLTEEGSEVLVQFQPEFLGDQFFNIPEMSSIKGLFERAKNGILFKVETKQKVGLKIQKLDDVKGFRRIILLLEILFDLAEAKDYELLNADGFAFETNLQDSFKIDLIYNHINTNFKNHISLNEIAHVASMTVPAFCRYFKKSTGKTFTKLVNEYRVVHATKLLSESQMSVTDVAFECGFNNFSHFNKLFKEITGKSASKYRGELKLVVR encoded by the coding sequence ATGAATCAGAACAAACCTACTTTAGAAAAGATAAAACCAGAGTTTGGAAGTTCAGTGTTTGTATATAAGCATATGGCCCAATATACTGACAATAAAGCGTTTTGGCATTTTCATCCAGAAATCGAATTGGTTTATGTTGATAAAGGCCGTGGTAAACGTCATATTGGAAATCACTTATCTTATTTTAATAACAGTCAATTAATTTTATTAGGTTCTAATTTACCTCACCATGGTTTTACAGATCGACTCACTGAAGAAGGTTCTGAGGTATTGGTACAATTTCAACCAGAATTTCTTGGTGACCAATTTTTTAATATCCCAGAAATGTCGAGCATTAAAGGTTTATTTGAACGTGCAAAAAATGGCATTCTTTTTAAGGTAGAAACTAAGCAAAAAGTTGGATTAAAAATCCAAAAGCTTGACGATGTTAAAGGTTTTAGACGCATAATATTACTCTTAGAAATACTATTTGATTTGGCTGAAGCTAAGGACTATGAGCTATTAAATGCAGATGGGTTTGCTTTTGAAACCAATTTACAAGACAGTTTTAAAATTGATTTAATCTATAATCATATTAATACTAATTTTAAAAATCACATTTCATTAAATGAAATTGCTCACGTTGCAAGTATGACGGTTCCTGCCTTTTGTAGATATTTTAAAAAATCTACTGGCAAGACTTTTACTAAACTTGTAAATGAATATCGCGTGGTTCACGCAACAAAATTACTGTCTGAAAGTCAAATGAGTGTCACCGATGTGGCCTTTGAATGTGGATTTAATAATTTTTCACATTTTAATAAATTATTCAAAGAAATTACTGGCAAAAGCGCCTCTAAATATAGAGGGGAATTAAAACTAGTTGTACGGTAA
- a CDS encoding NAD-dependent epimerase/dehydratase family protein: MPKVLIIGACGQIGSELTFKLKDIHGTENVVASDISYNNLDVVNSGIFEIVDAQDYNSVRTCVEKYNIDTIYLMAAILSATGEKYPMKAWDLNMNSLFHVLNLAKDGFIKHVFWPSSIAVFGPSTPATDTPQHTTMEPTTVYGITKQVGERWCEYYHKKYGVDVRSIRYPGLISWKTLPGGGTTDYAVEIYHDAIKHKKYECFLAQHTELPMMYMDDAINATVNIMQAPSDQIKIRSSYNLAAMSFTPLEISKAIKKHIPDFEITYEPDFRQHIADSWPKSIDDSSARADWSWEHNYDLEKMTSEMISKLREKYATSEKIS, translated from the coding sequence ATGCCTAAAGTATTGATTATTGGTGCCTGCGGCCAAATTGGCTCTGAATTAACTTTTAAACTTAAGGATATTCATGGCACAGAAAACGTTGTTGCCAGCGATATTAGCTATAATAATCTAGATGTGGTAAATTCGGGCATCTTTGAAATTGTCGATGCTCAAGATTATAATTCAGTAAGAACTTGTGTTGAAAAGTACAATATTGACACCATTTATTTAATGGCCGCTATACTAAGTGCGACAGGAGAAAAGTATCCTATGAAAGCCTGGGATTTAAACATGAACTCTTTATTTCATGTTCTCAATCTTGCTAAAGATGGTTTTATAAAACATGTCTTTTGGCCTTCAAGCATCGCGGTATTTGGGCCATCTACACCAGCAACCGATACACCCCAGCATACAACCATGGAACCTACTACAGTTTATGGTATTACCAAACAAGTTGGTGAGCGTTGGTGCGAATATTATCATAAAAAATATGGTGTAGATGTGAGAAGCATACGTTATCCCGGATTGATTAGTTGGAAAACCTTACCAGGTGGAGGGACTACAGATTATGCCGTAGAAATTTATCACGACGCTATAAAGCACAAAAAGTATGAGTGCTTTTTAGCGCAGCACACTGAACTACCTATGATGTATATGGATGATGCCATCAATGCGACTGTAAACATTATGCAAGCGCCATCTGATCAAATTAAAATTAGGTCATCATATAATTTAGCAGCCATGAGTTTTACACCTTTAGAAATTTCCAAAGCTATAAAAAAGCACATTCCCGATTTTGAAATCACTTATGAACCAGATTTTAGACAACATATTGCTGATTCTTGGCCAAAGTCTATTGATGACTCTTCGGCTAGAGCCGACTGGAGCTGGGAGCACAACTATGATCTTGAAAAAATGACTAGCGAGATGATTAGCAAACTTCGTGAAAAATATGCTACCTCTGAAAAAATCTCTTAA